In one Magnetococcus sp. PR-3 genomic region, the following are encoded:
- the hisH gene encoding imidazole glycerol phosphate synthase subunit HisH, whose translation MITVVDYGSGNLRSVSKALEQVGGSVVVSSNPADIVKADRVVLPGVGAFADCRRNLDEAELTDPVLAHIQGGKPFLGICVGMQMLFDESHEFGNHPGFGLVPGKVEAFSKKMQDPADLKRYLKVPHMGWTPVHQTVKHPMWEGIEEMAHFYFVHSFHGVVDHQAHQLGQTTYGIPFTSAVGHDNIFATQFHPEKSQNNGLKLLENFVNWQL comes from the coding sequence ATGATTACCGTTGTTGATTATGGCTCAGGCAACCTGCGTTCTGTCTCCAAAGCGCTCGAGCAAGTGGGGGGATCCGTGGTGGTCAGTAGCAACCCCGCAGATATTGTCAAAGCTGATCGGGTGGTTCTTCCGGGTGTTGGCGCTTTCGCGGACTGCCGCCGCAATTTGGATGAAGCAGAACTAACGGACCCTGTGTTAGCACATATCCAGGGGGGCAAGCCTTTTTTGGGTATCTGTGTTGGCATGCAAATGCTGTTTGATGAAAGCCATGAGTTTGGTAACCACCCAGGCTTTGGCTTGGTACCGGGCAAGGTAGAAGCTTTTTCTAAGAAAATGCAGGATCCTGCAGATCTAAAACGCTACCTTAAGGTTCCTCACATGGGCTGGACCCCTGTACACCAGACGGTCAAGCATCCCATGTGGGAAGGTATTGAGGAGATGGCACATTTCTATTTTGTGCACTCCTTCCATGGTGTGGTTGACCACCAAGCCCACCAGCTCGGGCAAACCACCTATGGTATTCCTTTTACCTCTGCGGTGGGGCACGATAATATTTTTGCCACTCAGTTCCACCCAGAAAAAAGTCAAAACAACGGCCTAAAGCTGCTGGAAAACTTTGTTAATTGGCAGCTTTAA
- the hisB gene encoding imidazoleglycerol-phosphate dehydratase HisB yields MARIATESRETGETFINVTMNLDGTGQSKIETGVGFLDHMLDQIARHGRMDLEIKANGDHHIDDHHTVEDVGITMGYAFRKAIGDRRGIVRYGHAYVPLDEALSRVVIDLSNRPALTWRVQFPTEKVGNFDTELFKEWFVAFAQNGGITMHVENLYGENTHHIAESCFKALARALRMACAEDPGLAGGVASTKGTLSD; encoded by the coding sequence ATGGCACGCATCGCCACGGAATCTCGAGAGACCGGCGAAACTTTTATCAACGTCACCATGAACCTGGATGGCACTGGCCAATCCAAAATCGAGACGGGTGTTGGCTTTTTGGACCATATGCTGGACCAAATTGCCCGTCACGGGCGCATGGATCTGGAGATCAAAGCCAATGGTGATCATCATATCGATGACCACCACACCGTTGAGGATGTGGGCATCACCATGGGTTACGCCTTTCGTAAAGCCATTGGTGACCGCCGCGGTATTGTTCGCTACGGCCACGCCTACGTTCCTCTGGATGAAGCTCTTTCCAGAGTGGTTATCGATCTATCTAACCGTCCGGCATTGACTTGGCGGGTTCAATTTCCCACAGAAAAAGTGGGCAACTTTGATACGGAACTGTTCAAAGAGTGGTTTGTTGCCTTTGCGCAAAACGGCGGGATCACCATGCATGTGGAAAATCTCTATGGAGAGAACACCCACCACATTGCCGAGAGCTGTTTTAAAGCCCTGGCCCGCGCACTGCGCATGGCTTGTGCGGAAGACCCCGGCCTGGCTGGTGGCGTTGCCAGCACCAAAGGCACCCTCTCGGATTAA
- a CDS encoding AmpG family muropeptide MFS transporter, with product MFKSLQDVWNLYGQRRVMAVLFLGFSSGLPLALTFGTLTLWLAEEGISKTTIGLFALVGVPYTFKFAWAPLMDSLAIPWLTRRFGRRRSWALFTQVGLAVTIFLLGLSNPLEAPFVTAILALTVSFMSASQDIVIDAYRVELLEDHQQGAGAAMIVLGYRMGMLVSGAGALYLASSVSWAATYGIMALCMSVGMVTVLLNVEPKGAPKELMQGHGGFVPWFKDAVLAPFQNFMTRPGWLWVLVFILLYKLGDALAGVMSNPFYLELAFTKIEIANISKLFGLAASIIGGLIGGVVVSRMGMMRALLLCGVLQMLSNLMFVIQAEVGHNVSMLAVTIGVENLAGGMGTAAFVAYLSGLCNRAYTATQYALLSSLAAVGRTMLASNAGWMAELSSWSLFYGITTLAALPGLLMIPWMMRRFPLPKGGETG from the coding sequence ATGTTCAAGAGCTTACAAGATGTTTGGAATCTATACGGCCAACGTCGTGTTATGGCTGTGCTGTTTCTTGGCTTCTCAAGTGGGCTACCACTGGCCCTGACGTTTGGCACGTTGACCCTCTGGTTGGCGGAGGAGGGTATTAGTAAAACCACCATTGGTTTGTTTGCTTTGGTGGGTGTGCCCTACACCTTTAAGTTTGCCTGGGCTCCATTGATGGACTCTCTGGCCATTCCTTGGCTTACTCGGCGATTTGGCCGTCGCCGCAGTTGGGCGTTGTTTACTCAAGTAGGTTTAGCGGTCACCATCTTTCTTCTTGGGTTAAGTAACCCGCTTGAGGCGCCATTTGTGACTGCCATCCTGGCATTGACGGTCTCTTTTATGAGTGCCAGCCAGGATATTGTGATTGATGCTTATCGGGTTGAACTGCTGGAGGATCACCAGCAGGGTGCCGGTGCTGCGATGATTGTTTTGGGGTACCGTATGGGTATGTTGGTGTCCGGGGCAGGGGCGCTTTACTTGGCCAGTAGTGTCTCATGGGCGGCCACCTATGGGATCATGGCCCTCTGTATGTCTGTAGGCATGGTGACGGTGCTGTTGAATGTAGAACCCAAGGGCGCTCCCAAGGAGCTCATGCAGGGGCATGGTGGGTTCGTGCCCTGGTTTAAAGATGCTGTCCTTGCTCCTTTTCAAAATTTTATGACGCGTCCCGGCTGGTTATGGGTATTGGTCTTTATTCTTTTGTACAAATTGGGTGATGCCCTGGCTGGGGTCATGAGTAACCCTTTTTACCTGGAGTTGGCCTTTACCAAAATTGAGATCGCCAACATCAGTAAATTATTTGGCCTAGCAGCCTCTATTATCGGTGGGCTTATTGGTGGGGTGGTGGTTTCACGCATGGGTATGATGCGGGCACTGCTGTTGTGTGGTGTGCTGCAGATGCTCTCTAACCTTATGTTCGTGATACAGGCTGAGGTTGGCCATAATGTTTCGATGTTAGCGGTCACCATTGGGGTGGAAAATCTGGCGGGAGGAATGGGAACAGCTGCATTTGTCGCCTACTTATCAGGCCTTTGTAACCGGGCCTATACGGCAACACAGTATGCACTACTCTCCTCTTTGGCAGCCGTAGGGCGTACCATGCTGGCATCCAATGCTGGCTGGATGGCCGAACTGAGCAGCTGGAGTCTTTTTTATGGCATTACAACACTCGCCGCACTGCCAGGTCTCTTGATGATCCCCTGGATGATGCGACGTTTTCCCCTGCCTAAAGGGGGAGAAACCGGTTAG
- a CDS encoding insulinase family protein, whose protein sequence is MSDSLFKLVDRQEVAALNITVESYQHQVTGARHLHMATKDNQNAFLVAFLTVPKDSTGVAHILEHTALSGSERFPVRDPFFTMIRRSLATFMNAFTASDWTAYPFASLSKKDFNNLLEVYLDAAFFPNLHELDFAQEGYRIEPEDLDNAQSDLVYKGVVFNEMKGAMASPIRTLWDQLSHHLFPTITYHHNSGGDPVHIPDLTWDELKAFHATHYHPSNAVFMTYGDIPAAEHQAHFQSRVLSRFEHLDVSHLQVPDEQRFSEPKVAQDSYAADGEEDLTAKTHQVLAWLWPKSVNLDDLLKAHLLSGVLLDNSASPLLKALETTDLGNAPSPVCGVDDSGREMTFSCGVEGSESDRAEAVEQLILDVLNDVAEKGVDPEQVEAVLHQLELSRREVTGDGLPYGLKLMLTALPATLHGGDGVAALNMDAALTRLREAAADPQFIPSLVRTWLLDNPHRVRFTLTPDGTQNKRMESAEKERLQGMQNRLSDAEKEQLRAQAVALKERQEFKDDPEVLPKVTLADVPKDLLIPEGQKVEQQMEWFSQPTNGLIYLQAFTDMPELEPELLDLMPLYGACAVEVGSGGRDYLQTQALISQFTGGVGARGSITAMADDVNQYGSRFTVSSKALVRNRDKMVALLQDTLTSARFDELTRLKELVGQMRASAEMKISNAGTALAIASALKGMSPSAAMSERWGGMASIGLLKALDRSLEDDAALKGLSEKLIAIRDRIAGGGVTFLGVGEAAQQQALQEDLGRIWQRTSGHSSDPVGIEVDQAPVNMAWVTPTQVNYCARGYAAVPYTHADAPALTVLGPLMRNGFLHTAIREKGGAYGSGAGFDADAAAFRFQSFRDPRLGGTLDDFDRAIDWLLKDDHADSLLEESILNVIGSMDKPGSPSGEAKRAYHDQRRGRGGDVRKAFRQQVLGVTWKDLKHVTETYLQPAMAQTAVVTNAANLDAEPDLGLERRSL, encoded by the coding sequence ATGTCTGATTCGCTGTTCAAATTGGTGGACCGCCAGGAAGTTGCGGCCCTGAATATCACCGTGGAGTCCTACCAACATCAGGTGACCGGGGCTCGTCATCTACATATGGCGACCAAGGATAATCAAAATGCTTTCCTGGTGGCTTTTTTAACCGTCCCTAAGGATTCCACCGGTGTCGCCCATATTTTGGAGCATACGGCTCTAAGTGGTTCGGAACGTTTTCCGGTTCGAGACCCTTTTTTCACCATGATCCGGCGCTCTTTGGCAACGTTTATGAACGCCTTTACTGCCAGTGATTGGACCGCCTATCCCTTTGCCTCCCTCTCCAAAAAAGATTTCAACAATTTGTTGGAAGTCTATTTGGATGCCGCTTTTTTCCCGAACCTTCATGAACTGGACTTTGCCCAGGAAGGTTACCGGATTGAGCCTGAGGATCTGGATAATGCCCAGAGTGATCTGGTCTATAAAGGGGTGGTCTTTAATGAGATGAAAGGGGCGATGGCTAGCCCCATTCGTACCTTATGGGACCAGCTCTCTCACCACCTGTTCCCAACCATTACCTACCATCATAACAGTGGTGGAGATCCGGTTCATATTCCTGATCTGACCTGGGATGAGCTGAAGGCCTTTCACGCCACCCATTACCACCCTTCCAATGCCGTCTTTATGACCTATGGGGATATTCCTGCCGCTGAGCATCAAGCCCATTTTCAGTCACGGGTGCTTAGCCGTTTTGAACATCTGGATGTCAGCCATCTGCAAGTGCCGGATGAGCAGCGTTTTTCAGAACCCAAGGTGGCACAGGACAGCTATGCCGCCGATGGGGAAGAGGATCTCACCGCCAAAACCCACCAAGTGCTGGCGTGGTTATGGCCAAAGAGTGTCAACCTGGATGATTTGCTCAAAGCACACCTGCTCTCTGGGGTGTTGTTGGATAACAGTGCTTCTCCTCTACTTAAAGCGCTGGAAACCACCGATTTGGGCAATGCCCCTTCCCCCGTTTGTGGGGTGGATGACTCTGGCCGAGAGATGACCTTCTCCTGTGGTGTTGAAGGGTCGGAGTCGGATCGGGCCGAGGCGGTTGAACAACTCATTTTGGATGTGTTGAATGATGTGGCTGAAAAGGGGGTTGACCCTGAGCAGGTTGAGGCCGTGTTGCACCAGTTGGAGCTCTCACGCCGTGAAGTTACGGGTGATGGCCTGCCCTATGGCTTGAAGTTGATGCTAACGGCACTGCCTGCGACCTTGCATGGTGGTGATGGCGTTGCGGCTTTGAATATGGATGCCGCCTTAACGCGTTTGCGGGAAGCAGCTGCAGATCCTCAGTTTATTCCCTCGCTGGTTCGCACATGGTTGCTGGATAACCCCCACCGTGTGCGTTTTACCCTGACACCTGATGGCACGCAAAACAAACGGATGGAGTCGGCCGAAAAAGAGCGGCTGCAGGGGATGCAGAACAGACTCAGTGATGCCGAAAAAGAGCAGTTGCGTGCCCAGGCGGTTGCCCTGAAGGAGCGTCAGGAGTTTAAGGATGATCCTGAGGTTCTGCCTAAGGTTACATTGGCGGATGTGCCCAAAGATCTGCTGATTCCTGAAGGGCAAAAGGTTGAGCAACAGATGGAGTGGTTTAGCCAGCCCACAAATGGCTTGATCTATCTCCAAGCGTTTACCGATATGCCTGAGCTTGAGCCTGAGCTGTTGGATCTTATGCCGCTTTATGGGGCGTGTGCGGTGGAGGTTGGTAGTGGTGGCCGTGATTATCTTCAAACCCAGGCTCTGATCTCCCAGTTTACGGGTGGAGTTGGGGCCAGAGGCTCCATTACAGCCATGGCAGATGATGTGAATCAGTATGGCAGCCGCTTTACCGTCTCCTCCAAAGCGTTGGTGCGCAACCGGGATAAAATGGTTGCCCTGCTGCAAGATACCCTGACCTCTGCACGGTTTGATGAACTGACCCGCCTCAAAGAGTTGGTGGGGCAGATGCGTGCCAGTGCAGAGATGAAAATTAGTAATGCAGGTACAGCACTTGCTATTGCCTCTGCATTAAAGGGGATGAGTCCTTCGGCAGCGATGAGTGAGCGCTGGGGGGGCATGGCCTCTATTGGCCTGTTAAAGGCGTTGGATCGTTCCTTGGAAGATGATGCCGCGTTGAAGGGGCTCTCTGAAAAACTCATCGCCATTCGTGACCGTATTGCTGGGGGGGGCGTGACCTTTTTGGGTGTTGGTGAGGCAGCCCAACAGCAGGCCTTACAAGAGGACCTTGGGCGTATTTGGCAGCGTACCAGCGGCCATTCATCGGATCCCGTGGGTATTGAGGTTGATCAGGCCCCTGTGAATATGGCTTGGGTAACCCCCACTCAGGTGAACTACTGTGCCCGTGGTTACGCCGCCGTACCCTATACCCATGCAGATGCGCCCGCTCTAACGGTATTGGGGCCGCTAATGCGAAATGGCTTTTTACATACCGCCATTCGTGAAAAAGGTGGGGCCTATGGTTCTGGTGCTGGCTTTGATGCCGATGCTGCCGCTTTCCGCTTTCAATCTTTCCGGGATCCCCGTTTAGGTGGAACCTTGGACGATTTTGATCGTGCCATTGACTGGCTGTTAAAAGATGATCATGCGGACAGTTTGTTGGAAGAGTCGATCCTCAATGTGATTGGTAGTATGGATAAGCCGGGCTCTCCTTCCGGTGAAGCCAAGCGTGCCTACCACGATCAGCGACGGGGACGGGGAGGGGATGTCCGTAAGGCATTCCGTCAGCAGGTGCTGGGTGTGACATGGAAAGATCTTAAGCATGTGACAGAAACCTATTTGCAACCTGCCATGGCACAAACGGCTGTTGTGACCAATGCTGCAAATTTGGATGCAGAACCAGATCTGGGGCTTGAACGCCGATCTCTTTGA